A single window of Ananas comosus cultivar F153 linkage group 19, ASM154086v1, whole genome shotgun sequence DNA harbors:
- the LOC109725224 gene encoding uncharacterized protein LOC109725224, translating to MDEEHRCCICKKAFKTEKALCGHMRTHPRSWRGVKPPPAAVPAEQQGRDVRESAEAEERGRNVPESAAAEQSIPVRKSAPINQRAEDVNPRRLESVVNQLLLLAEKSRQRPQGADGGSSENKITSHSSTARGGGGGGNGEVIMKDGFNQPASISVVAAGAEAGAGAGVAVGAIIAARNGTVSDVKKGTSSKKKGSSSSSAAGGSGAHTCEKCGRTFATGQSLGGHMRKHYEGPLIIINKKRAREQREETPAPTVDSRVREPAPPTGRTVALMAAEEVSCLNAPLESHNPALLSQSAQASDGGDCGRNKEEPERSSASNGACRLLDLDLNELAEPEEEPKNAPQLEPERKDDDGDDDELLSLRLGQFDIRRSSRV from the coding sequence ATGGACGAGGAACACAGGTGTTGTATCTGCAAGAAGGCATTCAAGACGGAGAAGGCGCTGTGCGGGCACATGCGGACCCACCCGAGGTCCTGGAGAGGAGTGAAGCCACCCCCCGCGGCAGTACCGGCAGAACAGCAAGGTCGTGATGTTCGAGAATCGGCTGAGGCGGAAGAGCGAGGTCGTAATGTTCCAGAATCTGCCGCAGCAGAACAGAGCATCCCTGTTCGAAAATCGGCTCCCATCAATCAGCGCGCCGAGGATGTGAATCCGAGGAGATTGGAATCTGTTGTGAATCAACTCTTGCTTCTTGCCGAGAAGTCACGTCAGCGGCCGCAAGGTGCTGATGGTGGTAGCAGTGAGAATAAAATCACTAGTCACAGTAGTACTGctcgtggcggcggcggcggcggcaatggGGAAGTTATCATGAAAGACGGGTTCAATCAACCAGCGAGCATCAGCGTCGTCGCTGCAGGGGCAGAGGCAGGGGCAGGGGCAGGGGTGGCGGTGGGCGCAATCATCGCTGCGCGCAATGGAACAGTGTCTGACGTGAAAAAGGGAACGAGCTCGAAAAAGAAGGGGAGCAGTAGCAGCTCTGCCGCAGGCGGCAGCGGGGCCCACACATGCGAGAAGTGCGGGAGGACGTTCGCGACGGGGCAGTCGCTCGGCGGCCACATGAGGAAGCACTACGAGGGACCGCTGATTATTATAAACAAGAAAAGAGCTCGCGAGCAGCGAGAGGAGACGCCCGCCCCGACAGTTGACAGCAGAGTTCGTGAACCGGCGCCGCCAACCGGCCGTACAGTGGCATTGATGGCAGCCGAGGAAGTGAGTTGCTTAAATGCGCCTTTGGAATCGCATAACCCTGCGCTTCTGTCGCAATCCGCGCAAGCGAGCGACGGTGGTGATTGTGGGAGGAATAAAGAAGAACCTGAAAGGTCGTCGGCAAGCAACGGAGCCTGCCGTCTGCTCGACTTGGACCTTAATGAGCTGGCAGAGCCAGAGGAGGAGCCTAAGAACGCGCCACAGCTGGAACCGGAGAGgaaagatgatgatggtgatgatgatgaattGCTCTCCTTGCGACTTGGTCAATTTGATATTCGGAGATCTAGtcgtgtttaa